Within Micavibrio sp. TMED2, the genomic segment TTCCATTGCCAGACGCCGGTCCTGTAATGACGGCGCCAATGTAGCGGAAATTCGCAGCAGGTCATCGGTTTTATCTAGCATGTTATCCACGATCCGGCGCAACCCGCTAGGCATGGCGCCCGTATCGAGCACAGTGGCATCGAGCCCCGCCGCCTGCAGATCGGGTTCGGCGATATAGACCCGGTTCAGATCGCGGTAATCCTCCTGCATGTCCTGTAGGTGGTTGATCACCTGCAGCGCATTGCAGAGCGGGTCCGAGGCAGCATAGAGCGCCTTGTCCTCACCATGCAGGTCGAGCAGAAACCGCCCGACCGGTGCGGCGGACCGGTTGCAGTAGTCGATCAGATCATCCCATGACTGATAACGGGTTTTCACCGCATCCTGCCGGAACGCATCAATCAGGTCACGGCAATGCTGATGGGTTATGCCTGTACGACCGAGCATGACACGGCACTGATGGGCAATCTCATAGGCCGGGTCATCGGTTATCGCGCCCGTAATCGCGGCGTCGAAGCCGTCGAGCCGGTGGATCTTTTCCTCTGGCGACAGCTCGGCACTATCGGCAATGTCATCGATCGCGCGGGCAAAATGATAGAAGGCCATGACCGCCGGGCGATG encodes:
- a CDS encoding squalene synthase HpnC, with the protein product MTSQELPITQDAVTEKSVLAPSGKSADTENFPVASCLIAREHRPAVMAFYHFARAIDDIADSAELSPEEKIHRLDGFDAAITGAITDDPAYEIAHQCRVMLGRTGITHQHCRDLIDAFRQDAVKTRYQSWDDLIDYCNRSAAPVGRFLLDLHGEDKALYAASDPLCNALQVINHLQDMQEDYRDLNRVYIAEPDLQAAGLDATVLDTGAMPSGLRRIVDNMLDKTDDLLRISATLAPSLQDRRLAMESAAIQALAVRLSQELRKRDPLAERVKLNKINMLMTAVTGIVFGGGLFGRHGKAAS